Proteins encoded by one window of Phenylobacterium soli:
- a CDS encoding methylated-DNA--[protein]-cysteine S-methyltransferase, whose product MRPERLTLERLATPIGEALVVTDEAGRLRAFNWRDYEARMLAWIGRHYPKTPLAEGRCAGPVRQALLAYFAGDASALDGVAWVASGTPFQLKVWETLCTIPRGETLSYAQLAERIGRPTAVRAVGLANGANPISLVVPCHRVIGADGSLTGYGGGLPRKRWLLAHEGASFKEQMAA is encoded by the coding sequence ATGCGGCCTGAGCGACTGACGCTCGAACGTCTCGCCACTCCGATCGGCGAGGCGCTGGTGGTGACCGACGAGGCCGGGCGCCTGCGGGCGTTCAACTGGCGCGACTACGAGGCCAGGATGCTGGCCTGGATCGGCCGCCACTATCCGAAGACGCCCCTGGCCGAGGGGCGCTGCGCCGGGCCGGTGCGCCAGGCGTTGCTTGCCTACTTCGCCGGCGACGCTTCAGCCCTGGACGGGGTGGCGTGGGTGGCGTCGGGGACGCCGTTCCAGCTGAAGGTGTGGGAGACGCTCTGCACGATCCCGCGCGGCGAGACCCTGAGCTACGCCCAGCTCGCCGAACGGATCGGCAGGCCGACGGCGGTGCGTGCGGTCGGCCTGGCCAACGGAGCCAATCCGATCAGCCTGGTCGTGCCCTGCCACCGGGTGATCGGGGCCGACGGGTCGCTGACCGGCTATGGCGGGGGCCTTCCCCGCAAGCGCTGGCTGCTGGCCCACGAGGGCGCCAGCTTCAAGGAGCAGATGGCGGCCTAG